One Thermicanus aegyptius DSM 12793 DNA segment encodes these proteins:
- a CDS encoding DUF3320 domain-containing protein, whose product MSSNPSVYQKLEKARQELLDLGLRNSLLNYRLLKARGLEVVDGSPQDVFEILVRNKKSVTFLPKRENENELLLSETESNVNEKEMLSSQEDLLPSQQRVPEPKLNTNLTEKQLQARLLNTYYTAQTFIEEQGVNILYMALGMLRWYESESSKEVRKAPLILIPVKLERINARERFRVSSTEEDIGFNLSLITKAKAEFGISIPTLPEEEEIDVAQYFLQVEEAIQSEPRWSVDRQAIVLGFFSFGKFLMYRDLDVTNWPEEWKPTEHDILLSLLNDGFSEPVSAIQDDDFMDPHVSFHDMHHVMDADSSQLQAILDVNSGRNLVIQGPPGTGKSQTITNIIAEAVARGKTVLFVSEKMAALEVVKRRLDHVGLGDACLELHSHKTNKKTFLNELARTLELRKPKVKDFDEEVQVLENFRRRLNDYCVGIHTPVGESGLTPYQLLGELVRFRHKFGDDFIFPSLEIDGMVKWDRSTFQHRILLVEELQKLLGALGNPKEHPFWGSGRTVFLPTEVGKLRETVTKTKQAFETLKESSRVLAQIMRTETIQDVKDVEMVGVVASKILEAPDLQGVRIDADEWTQQVDEIQHLVSSGLKFSSLQHRYRDILIPEAWDQDLLDIRQTLMTYHKKWLRWLSGSYRKAKKKLFRLYKDSSGKKLDDLQVVEDIMETQRHQQFIQSMDAVGSSCFGVHWKKEQSDWVRFNEWVQWLFPFYKEIQSGHIPGWIIPLLTAPLNRTKLENSIVTVGQQLEQFRECGAELENLLELNTSVKFGNCQSLSDQAFQELNEQFKSWVDHADSIQTLVSYNLLCDTCNKEKLEAIVSLSRTWEHASQRLTDLFRFTWYDALIKQAFQERSVLAQFDGDRHRHVVETFQELDRALLEYNKMKLVEIHWKKIPQYDAGGQLGVLKREFEKKRGHLPIRRLMENAGYAIQALKPVFMMGPLSIATYHPQESVKFDLVIFDEASQVKPVDAFGAILRGKQVVVVGDSKQMPPTHFFDSLTKGEESEEDNTVGDMESILGLFLAQNAPRRMLRWHYRSRHESLIAVSNLEFYDNRLVVFPSPDLKKDRSGLVFHYLPHGRYDRGRNRTNAEEARAVAQAVMEHAKRYPHLSLGVAAFSVAQMQAIQDQLELLRQEDPSCESFFQAHPHEPFFVKNLENVQGDERDVMFISIGYGKTEDGYLSMDFGALNRDGGERRLNVLITRARFRCEVFANMTDYDIDLSRTQAQGMKALKTFLRYARTGILEIPKDTDREADSPFEEVVAETIRSMGYEVRKQVGSGGFYIDLAVVDPESPGRYVLGVECDGATYHSARSARDRDRLRQQVLEGLGWYIHRIWSTDWFRHPDREQKRLAEAIEKVRLQIKSSILVEVREEITNVFSLEREDSIAREEQKSVTPYQCASLNIDMFGFEFHKLPTQQIALWVLEVVKVESPVHIHEVIKRICEAAGIKRAGNRIQEAVEKACRALARLGKVEIKGDFLWLEGMKRPDIRDRSHLPASSKKLDLVSTEEIWVAIERVVSVALGIKEDDITPAVCRLLGFMRVTEEMKDRIEKIISKMIAENVLEKQGSHCILTNEISL is encoded by the coding sequence ATGAGCAGCAATCCGTCCGTGTATCAAAAATTGGAGAAGGCTCGACAAGAATTACTGGACCTTGGATTACGGAATTCTCTACTGAATTACCGTCTTTTGAAAGCCCGTGGTTTGGAAGTGGTGGATGGATCACCGCAGGATGTTTTTGAAATTCTGGTTCGCAATAAAAAATCGGTAACCTTTTTGCCCAAGAGAGAAAATGAGAACGAATTGCTGCTTTCTGAAACGGAATCTAATGTAAATGAAAAAGAAATGCTCTCTTCGCAAGAGGATCTTTTACCATCCCAACAGCGCGTTCCGGAACCTAAGTTGAATACGAATTTGACAGAAAAACAATTACAAGCAAGGTTGTTAAATACATATTATACAGCTCAAACTTTTATTGAAGAGCAGGGCGTTAACATATTGTATATGGCTCTTGGAATGTTGCGCTGGTATGAATCCGAAAGCAGTAAAGAGGTTCGAAAGGCTCCACTGATTTTGATTCCGGTAAAACTGGAACGGATAAATGCGCGGGAACGGTTCAGAGTATCTTCCACTGAGGAAGATATTGGCTTCAACTTATCCCTGATCACAAAGGCGAAGGCGGAATTCGGGATTTCCATTCCAACTCTTCCGGAAGAAGAGGAAATCGATGTCGCTCAATATTTTCTTCAGGTGGAAGAAGCAATTCAGAGCGAGCCTCGGTGGTCGGTGGACAGACAGGCCATCGTTCTGGGATTTTTTTCATTTGGCAAGTTTCTTATGTACCGGGATTTAGACGTAACCAACTGGCCGGAAGAATGGAAGCCTACCGAACATGATATCCTTCTTAGTTTGCTAAATGACGGATTTTCGGAACCGGTTTCCGCTATTCAAGATGACGATTTTATGGATCCGCATGTTTCATTCCACGATATGCATCATGTGATGGATGCGGACAGCTCGCAGCTGCAGGCAATTCTCGATGTGAACAGTGGCCGGAATCTGGTCATCCAGGGTCCTCCAGGAACGGGAAAATCACAGACAATCACCAATATCATAGCCGAAGCGGTGGCCCGTGGGAAAACGGTATTATTCGTTTCGGAAAAAATGGCTGCCTTGGAAGTGGTCAAAAGACGGCTGGATCACGTTGGATTGGGGGATGCCTGTCTCGAATTACATAGCCACAAAACTAACAAAAAAACGTTCCTTAACGAATTGGCCAGAACGTTGGAATTGAGAAAACCGAAAGTGAAAGATTTTGACGAAGAGGTTCAAGTGCTGGAGAATTTTCGTCGACGGCTTAATGATTATTGTGTGGGGATTCATACACCGGTGGGGGAAAGTGGGTTAACCCCTTATCAACTATTAGGTGAACTGGTGCGTTTCAGGCACAAGTTTGGTGACGACTTTATTTTCCCCTCTCTGGAAATCGACGGGATGGTGAAATGGGATCGCTCTACGTTTCAGCACCGTATTCTGCTCGTGGAGGAACTCCAGAAACTGTTGGGTGCGTTGGGAAATCCAAAGGAGCATCCGTTTTGGGGAAGCGGCCGAACCGTCTTTTTGCCAACGGAAGTGGGAAAGTTAAGGGAGACGGTGACTAAGACGAAACAAGCTTTCGAAACCTTAAAGGAATCTTCACGAGTGTTAGCGCAAATAATGCGCACAGAAACTATTCAGGACGTAAAAGATGTCGAGATGGTCGGTGTTGTCGCAAGTAAAATACTAGAAGCGCCAGATTTGCAAGGGGTTCGAATCGATGCGGACGAATGGACGCAACAAGTGGATGAAATCCAACATCTCGTATCGTCGGGATTAAAATTTTCTTCATTGCAACATCGATACCGGGATATCCTGATTCCCGAGGCGTGGGATCAGGATCTACTCGATATACGCCAAACGCTCATGACGTATCACAAAAAATGGTTGCGATGGTTATCGGGATCCTATCGAAAAGCAAAGAAGAAGTTGTTTCGTTTATATAAGGACAGCTCTGGTAAAAAATTGGATGACCTTCAAGTTGTCGAGGATATCATGGAAACACAGCGTCATCAACAGTTCATTCAAAGCATGGACGCCGTGGGCTCTTCTTGTTTTGGTGTGCATTGGAAGAAAGAGCAATCGGATTGGGTTCGCTTCAACGAGTGGGTTCAATGGTTGTTTCCATTCTACAAAGAGATCCAATCTGGCCATATTCCGGGATGGATCATTCCTCTATTAACCGCACCTTTGAATCGAACGAAATTAGAAAACAGCATTGTAACGGTCGGACAACAATTGGAGCAGTTCCGAGAATGTGGTGCAGAGTTGGAAAACCTTCTGGAGCTTAATACTTCCGTTAAGTTCGGAAATTGTCAGTCGCTTTCGGATCAAGCGTTTCAAGAGTTGAATGAGCAGTTTAAGAGTTGGGTGGATCATGCAGATTCGATACAAACGTTAGTTTCCTATAACTTGCTGTGCGACACATGCAACAAGGAAAAGTTGGAGGCCATCGTGTCGCTCAGCCGCACTTGGGAACATGCCTCACAGCGATTAACCGATCTTTTCCGTTTTACATGGTATGATGCGTTGATCAAGCAAGCCTTTCAGGAACGGTCTGTTTTGGCCCAGTTTGATGGGGATCGCCATCGTCATGTGGTGGAAACGTTTCAGGAATTGGATCGAGCTCTTTTGGAATACAACAAAATGAAACTGGTCGAAATCCATTGGAAAAAGATTCCCCAGTATGATGCAGGAGGACAACTGGGGGTTCTGAAGCGTGAATTTGAAAAGAAAAGGGGACATCTGCCCATTCGTCGGCTCATGGAAAATGCTGGTTATGCAATCCAAGCCCTCAAACCGGTCTTTATGATGGGGCCACTCTCGATCGCTACCTATCATCCGCAGGAGAGTGTGAAATTTGACCTGGTAATATTTGATGAAGCGAGTCAGGTTAAGCCGGTTGACGCGTTCGGAGCCATTCTTCGAGGAAAACAGGTGGTAGTCGTTGGAGACAGCAAACAAATGCCTCCGACCCATTTCTTTGATTCACTCACCAAAGGGGAAGAAAGCGAAGAGGATAACACCGTTGGCGATATGGAGAGTATCTTGGGGCTCTTTTTGGCTCAAAATGCGCCACGGCGGATGCTCCGTTGGCATTATCGGAGTCGGCACGAATCATTAATCGCTGTGTCCAACTTGGAGTTTTACGACAATCGGCTCGTGGTTTTTCCAAGCCCAGACTTGAAAAAAGATCGTTCGGGACTGGTGTTTCATTACCTGCCGCATGGCAGGTATGACCGCGGGCGTAACCGAACCAATGCGGAAGAAGCCAGAGCCGTGGCACAGGCGGTTATGGAGCACGCCAAGCGGTATCCCCATTTATCATTGGGCGTTGCCGCTTTCAGCGTTGCGCAAATGCAGGCAATTCAAGACCAGCTGGAACTTTTGCGTCAGGAGGACCCGTCATGCGAATCGTTTTTCCAAGCGCATCCCCATGAACCGTTCTTTGTAAAAAATTTGGAAAATGTCCAAGGTGATGAACGGGACGTAATGTTCATCAGTATCGGTTACGGCAAAACCGAAGACGGGTATTTATCCATGGATTTCGGAGCGCTAAATCGCGACGGAGGGGAGCGGAGACTGAACGTGCTGATCACTCGCGCTCGCTTTCGTTGCGAAGTGTTTGCCAATATGACAGATTATGATATCGATTTAAGTCGTACTCAAGCCCAAGGCATGAAAGCACTGAAAACGTTCCTGAGATACGCTCGAACAGGCATCTTGGAAATTCCCAAGGACACGGACAGGGAGGCGGACTCTCCTTTTGAGGAAGTGGTGGCGGAGACGATCCGCTCGATGGGATATGAAGTGAGAAAACAGGTCGGATCCGGAGGATTCTACATCGATTTGGCCGTCGTCGATCCAGAATCGCCTGGCCGTTATGTGCTGGGGGTGGAGTGCGATGGAGCCACCTATCATAGCGCCAGGTCGGCGCGGGATCGTGATCGGTTAAGGCAACAAGTGCTGGAGGGATTGGGGTGGTACATTCACCGGATATGGAGTACCGACTGGTTTCGCCATCCGGATCGTGAACAAAAACGGCTTGCTGAGGCCATTGAGAAAGTACGGCTCCAAATAAAGTCAAGCATATTGGTGGAAGTTCGGGAAGAAATTACGAATGTTTTTTCTCTGGAACGGGAAGATAGCATTGCGCGGGAAGAACAAAAATCTGTAACTCCTTATCAATGTGCTAGTTTAAACATCGATATGTTCGGTTTCGAATTTCATAAGCTTCCAACCCAACAGATTGCATTATGGGTCCTAGAGGTGGTGAAAGTCGAGAGCCCTGTGCATATTCATGAAGTTATAAAAAGAATTTGTGAGGCAGCAGGCATTAAACGTGCAGGCAATCGCATACAGGAAGCGGTGGAAAAGGCTTGCAGAGCGTTAGCCCGATTGGGGAAAGTTGAAATAAAAGGAGATTTTCTCTGGTTAGAAGGGATGAAGCGACCGGATATTCGAGATCGCAGTCACCTTCCTGCTTCATCCAAAAAACTGGATTTGGTTTCAACGGAAGAGATCTGGGTTGCCATCGAAAGAGTAGTCTCCGTTGCGTTGGGGATAAAAGAAGATGACATTACACCTGCTGTTTGCAGATTATTGGGTTTTATGAGAGTAACGGAGGAAATGAAGGATCGCATTGAAAAGATTATTTCTAAGATGATAGCAGAGAACGTGTTGGAGAAGCAGGGATCTCATTGTATTTTAACGAACGAGATTTCCCTATAA
- a CDS encoding Rpn family recombination-promoting nuclease/putative transposase, producing MEEKQNQQYKQDNQGKTEYIHHDRLFKELIKIFFEDFILLFFPNFHPLISFDSVTFLSEEVYTDVVKGGERRVDLLVETKIKGVERLIIIHIEAQSYYQNDFHERMFIYYSRLYENHRRPILPIAVFSYDEKHDEPDAFTIEFPELQVLQFRYLTVELKKKNWRDYLRYDHPIAAALLSKMGYTKEERVEVKKEFLRMITRLQLDPARLNLITGFFDTYLHLNEEEERKLREEIGQLPQEESAAILNIMNSYEKKGYEQGIEKGIEQGKMEDARKMLLKGMDVNFIQEITELPLEKIEELKKSLERS from the coding sequence GTGGAGGAGAAACAGAATCAGCAATATAAACAAGACAACCAGGGCAAGACGGAGTATATTCATCATGATCGTTTATTTAAAGAATTGATTAAAATCTTTTTCGAAGATTTCATCTTGCTGTTCTTTCCAAATTTTCATCCTCTCATTTCCTTCGACTCGGTCACCTTCCTTTCCGAGGAAGTCTATACCGATGTGGTGAAAGGTGGCGAACGGAGGGTTGACCTTCTGGTAGAAACGAAGATCAAAGGAGTCGAGCGGCTTATCATCATCCATATTGAAGCCCAATCCTATTATCAGAATGACTTTCATGAGCGGATGTTCATTTACTATAGCCGGCTTTATGAGAATCATCGCCGCCCGATTTTGCCCATTGCGGTATTTTCCTATGATGAGAAACATGATGAACCGGATGCGTTTACCATTGAGTTCCCGGAGCTTCAAGTCCTTCAATTCCGTTATTTGACGGTGGAACTTAAGAAGAAAAACTGGAGAGATTATTTACGGTACGACCATCCAATCGCTGCTGCGCTTCTCAGTAAAATGGGGTATACTAAAGAAGAGAGAGTTGAAGTGAAGAAAGAATTTCTACGGATGATCACACGCCTACAACTAGATCCCGCTCGGCTCAACCTGATTACGGGATTCTTCGATACCTATTTACACTTAAACGAAGAGGAGGAGAGGAAATTGCGTGAAGAAATTGGGCAGCTGCCGCAAGAGGAAAGTGCAGCGATTCTAAATATCATGAACTCATATGAGAAGAAAGGATATGAACAAGGGATTGAAAAGGGAATTGAGCAAGGAAAAATGGAAGATGCCCGAAAAATGCTTCTAAAGGGGATGGATGTGAATTTTATTCAGGAAATTACTGAATTACCGCTGGAGAAGATTGAAGAATTGAAAAAGTCGTTAGAAAGATCGTAA
- a CDS encoding O-acetylhomoserine aminocarboxypropyltransferase/cysteine synthase family protein: MRYDTQAVLSGLPDDPYGAVGLPIYATAAFSFSSLEEGARRFATGEGYTYSRLQNPTNRALEERLAALEGAEDAVVFASGQAATLASFIALLQAGDEIIAATGLFGQTTGLFNQILGLMGIKVHYVPAERDAMAAVLSDRTRAIFVETLSNPDLSIPDFEGIAALAEAHGIAFIVDNTFGAVGALAQPLSLGAHVVVESLTKWASGHGSVLGGAVLVRKTDLWQRYTLYTTPDEEGKSLWSTFGPQAYMSRVRQLGLSLMGMVLSPFHAYLIFQGLETLPLRVERASRTTLELATFLQGHPKVWKVRCPALPEDPSHQRAKRYLRGFGTLLTLEVKEGLEGAARLLEKCRLLQAPNVGDVRTLVVHPWTTTHSRLSEAARLKAGVTPGLIRISVGLEDPEDLKAWLDESLA; encoded by the coding sequence GTGCGGTATGACACACAGGCGGTGCTTTCCGGTCTTCCGGACGATCCGTACGGCGCGGTCGGTCTACCGATCTATGCGACGGCTGCTTTTTCCTTTTCATCTCTTGAAGAGGGGGCGCGGCGTTTTGCCACGGGTGAGGGGTACACGTATAGCCGGTTGCAAAACCCGACGAACCGGGCGTTGGAAGAGCGGCTTGCGGCACTGGAAGGCGCAGAGGATGCGGTGGTTTTTGCTTCCGGTCAAGCGGCGACGCTGGCGTCCTTCATCGCTTTGCTCCAGGCCGGAGATGAGATCATCGCCGCCACCGGTCTGTTCGGGCAGACTACAGGCCTTTTCAATCAGATTCTTGGACTCATGGGCATTAAAGTACACTATGTACCGGCGGAAAGGGATGCAATGGCCGCGGTGTTGAGCGATCGTACGCGGGCCATCTTCGTCGAGACACTTTCCAATCCGGATCTTTCGATCCCTGATTTTGAGGGGATTGCTGCCTTGGCCGAAGCGCACGGGATCGCGTTCATCGTTGACAATACCTTCGGGGCAGTGGGTGCTCTTGCCCAGCCCTTAAGCCTCGGTGCCCACGTGGTGGTGGAAAGTCTGACCAAGTGGGCCTCCGGGCACGGCTCGGTTTTAGGCGGTGCCGTGCTCGTACGAAAAACCGATCTGTGGCAAAGGTACACCCTCTATACGACACCTGATGAAGAAGGGAAGAGCCTTTGGTCGACGTTCGGCCCCCAGGCATATATGAGCCGTGTGCGGCAGCTCGGCCTTTCGCTGATGGGCATGGTGCTTTCGCCTTTTCATGCCTATCTCATTTTTCAGGGATTGGAAACTCTTCCGCTTCGGGTGGAGAGGGCGAGCCGGACGACGCTGGAGCTGGCCACGTTTCTTCAAGGGCATCCAAAGGTATGGAAGGTGCGCTGTCCGGCTCTTCCTGAGGATCCTTCCCATCAACGGGCCAAGCGATACTTACGCGGGTTCGGGACGCTCCTCACGCTTGAAGTGAAAGAGGGCTTGGAAGGCGCCGCCCGCTTGCTTGAAAAATGCCGCCTTCTCCAAGCACCGAATGTGGGGGATGTGCGCACGCTCGTCGTTCACCCGTGGACGACGACGCACAGTCGGCTATCGGAGGCGGCGCGCCTGAAGGCCGGTGTCACACCGGGACTCATCCGTATTTCGGTGGGATTGGAGGATCCGGAGGATCTGAAAGCGTGGCTGGACGAAAGTCTGGCGTAA
- a CDS encoding transposase has translation MITRLELDPARLNLITGFFDTYLNLNEEEERKLREEIGQLPQEEVEAILNIMNSYEKKGYERGREEGFEQGIEQGIEKGIEKGIEQGKMEDARKMLLKGMDVNIIRDITELPLEKIEELKKLLGKN, from the coding sequence ATGATCACACGCCTTGAACTAGATCCCGCTCGGCTCAACCTGATTACGGGATTCTTCGATACCTATTTAAACTTAAACGAAGAGGAGGAGAGGAAATTGCGCGAAGAGATTGGGCAGCTACCGCAAGAGGAAGTTGAGGCGATCCTGAATATCATGAACTCTTATGAGAAGAAAGGATATGAACGGGGGAGAGAAGAAGGATTTGAACAAGGAATAGAACAAGGAATTGAGAAAGGAATTGAAAAGGGAATTGAGCAAGGAAAAATGGAAGATGCCCGGAAGATGCTCTTAAAGGGGATGGATGTGAATATTATTCGGGATATTACAGAATTACCGCTAGAGAAGATTGAAGAATTGAAAAAGTTGTTAGGGAAGAATTGA
- a CDS encoding Uma2 family endonuclease — protein MIRDDNIKEQHGEYEISERYEIINGIRYIFYLLLCSSENCYRIYTLLFSCGEEGKFLAPLDFHFDEENIVQLDLINISRERVKIIRDGYIFGVPDLVVEIMSESTGTRDKTIKKKAA, from the coding sequence ATGATAAGAGATGATAACATCAAAGAACAGCATGGCGAATATGAGATTTCCGAGCGTTATGAGATCATTAATGGTATTCGTTATATTTTTTATCTTCTCCTATGTTCATCAGAAAACTGCTATCGAATTTATACCTTGCTTTTCTCCTGTGGTGAGGAGGGGAAATTTCTCGCACCTCTGGATTTTCATTTTGATGAAGAGAACATCGTACAGCTGGATCTCATTAACATAAGTCGGGAACGGGTGAAGATCATCCGGGACGGTTATATATTTGGCGTGCCTGATCTTGTAGTGGAAATCATGTCGGAAAGCACTGGAACAAGGGATAAGACGATTAAAAAAAAGGCTGCATGA
- a CDS encoding DeoR/GlpR family DNA-binding transcription regulator, with protein MFEAKIRKLMMFHSEQRIHLVDYTKFGKTAFSLFANLSQVDVIVTDLTPENDCLTDFEQRGIKSVVN; from the coding sequence GTGTTTGAGGCAAAAATTCGCAAATTAATGATGTTTCATTCGGAACAGAGAATTCACTTGGTTGACTATACTAAATTCGGTAAAACCGCATTCAGCTTATTCGCCAATTTAAGCCAGGTTGATGTGATCGTAACCGATTTAACTCCGGAAAATGATTGTCTGACCGATTTTGAACAAAGGGGCATTAAAAGCGTGGTGAATTAA
- a CDS encoding extracellular solute-binding protein — protein MKKLFAAMIVLSLFALMIGCSAGGGEGKKVVVYSPHGKEIMSEVSKWFKDETGIDVAYLTMGGGELVDRIRAEKENPQADVIYGNPSSVFNQLKKEGLLSEFVPTWAEKIDPLFKDVDRKWYGTIQTPVVLFYNHDALSADKAPQDWFDLGDPKYKGQIIFRSTTSAASRATLSGLMDYFYQKGTLESEGWNFFKAMDSNVKKYVSDSSIMFQSLARQEGSISFWTLDGVIDNIEKNKMPFTIVRAKSGSPIITDGVAIINGAKHKDAAQKFVEFVGRADIQEKLANQFNRMPTHPDAMSKAPEWMKKFDYKPMNINWDNLAENQSEWIQYFEDNIRDSAKVDK, from the coding sequence GTGAAGAAATTATTCGCTGCAATGATAGTGCTATCGTTATTCGCTTTGATGATTGGCTGTTCGGCAGGTGGAGGAGAGGGGAAGAAGGTGGTTGTCTATTCCCCGCATGGTAAGGAAATCATGTCTGAAGTCTCCAAATGGTTCAAGGATGAAACGGGTATCGACGTGGCGTATCTGACGATGGGTGGCGGGGAGCTTGTTGACCGAATTCGAGCGGAAAAAGAAAACCCCCAAGCCGATGTGATTTATGGAAATCCTTCTTCCGTCTTCAACCAACTTAAAAAGGAGGGACTTCTGTCGGAATTTGTTCCAACTTGGGCGGAAAAGATCGATCCACTCTTTAAAGACGTGGATCGCAAATGGTATGGGACAATCCAAACGCCGGTAGTGCTGTTTTACAATCACGATGCATTAAGCGCCGATAAGGCACCGCAGGATTGGTTCGATCTCGGTGATCCAAAATATAAAGGCCAAATTATTTTCCGAAGTACGACTTCTGCTGCTTCCCGTGCAACGCTCTCGGGTCTTATGGATTATTTTTATCAGAAGGGAACTCTTGAATCGGAGGGATGGAATTTCTTTAAAGCGATGGATAGTAATGTTAAGAAATATGTATCCGACTCTTCGATTATGTTCCAATCCCTCGCACGGCAAGAAGGATCTATCAGTTTCTGGACTTTGGATGGTGTTATTGACAATATTGAAAAAAATAAAATGCCTTTTACCATTGTGAGAGCAAAAAGCGGGAGCCCGATCATAACGGATGGAGTTGCTATCATTAACGGTGCAAAGCATAAGGATGCCGCACAGAAATTTGTAGAATTCGTCGGAAGGGCAGATATTCAAGAAAAATTGGCGAACCAATTTAATCGTATGCCAACGCATCCGGATGCAATGTCAAAGGCGCCCGAGTGGATGAAAAAATTTGATTATAAACCGATGAACATCAATTGGGATAACCTTGCGGAAAATCAATCGGAATGGATTCAGTATTTCGAAGATAACATTCGGGATTCAGCAAAAGTGGATAAGTAA
- a CDS encoding ABC transporter ATP-binding protein — MSKVVLQHVTKKFDVIKAVDSLQLEVEEGAFFTLLGPSGCGKTTTLRMIAGFVQPDEGEIWIGHERVTYMAPEKRKVGMVFQNYALFPHMNVYENVAYGLKLRKHTKQEIRQRVQKYLRMVELEGYENRRISELSGGQQQRVALARSLALEPRVLLLDEPLSNLDAKLRETMRAELKTLQKELGITTIYVTHDQTEALTMSDVIAVFHKGVCQQVGSPRELYDKPVNAFVAGFIGETNLFPVQKDDGGYTIENRIHLKVNNAHKGAYASIRPTSIVLSKDARQVPNEWEGVIKWEQFYGSHMTFIVDVKGIQFKVQKPHTTGYDDGLEIGRTIFLSVDPTAILLVPEN; from the coding sequence GTGTCTAAAGTGGTTTTGCAACATGTAACCAAAAAATTTGACGTAATAAAAGCGGTTGATTCCCTTCAGCTTGAGGTGGAAGAAGGAGCATTCTTTACCTTACTTGGACCGTCTGGTTGTGGAAAAACGACAACGTTGCGTATGATCGCAGGGTTCGTACAGCCGGACGAAGGCGAGATTTGGATCGGTCATGAACGGGTCACGTATATGGCACCTGAAAAACGGAAGGTTGGAATGGTATTTCAAAATTATGCACTTTTTCCTCATATGAATGTCTATGAGAACGTTGCTTATGGATTGAAATTAAGAAAGCACACGAAACAGGAAATCCGACAGCGCGTTCAAAAGTATTTACGTATGGTAGAGTTGGAAGGTTATGAGAATCGGAGAATTTCCGAACTCTCCGGCGGGCAGCAGCAACGGGTCGCATTGGCCCGTTCGCTCGCTTTGGAGCCACGAGTCCTCCTTTTAGATGAACCTTTGTCCAACTTGGATGCGAAGTTGAGGGAAACGATGAGGGCTGAATTGAAAACGTTGCAAAAAGAACTTGGTATCACGACCATCTATGTGACACACGATCAGACGGAAGCATTAACCATGTCAGATGTGATCGCGGTTTTCCATAAGGGGGTATGTCAACAGGTTGGTTCGCCCAGGGAGCTCTACGATAAGCCCGTTAACGCGTTTGTTGCGGGGTTTATCGGTGAGACGAACTTGTTTCCTGTTCAAAAGGATGATGGAGGGTATACAATAGAAAACCGCATTCATTTAAAGGTGAATAATGCTCACAAGGGAGCATATGCATCGATTCGCCCCACTTCTATCGTTCTTTCCAAAGATGCACGCCAGGTTCCAAATGAATGGGAGGGCGTTATCAAGTGGGAACAATTTTATGGGAGCCATATGACTTTTATCGTGGACGTGAAAGGGATTCAGTTCAAAGTTCAGAAGCCGCACACCACGGGTTATGATGACGGTCTGGAAATAGGTCGGACGATTTTTTTATCTGTTGATCCCACTGCGATTCTCCTTGTGCCGGAGAATTAG